One stretch of Serinicoccus hydrothermalis DNA includes these proteins:
- a CDS encoding lycopene cyclase family protein, with product MHDVAIVGLGPAGRALASRCVATGLDVLALDPRPEAVWRPTYGVWEDELTDLPPEVVRHRVAQPELWSRHRHRLHRAYVVLDNAALQRALPLDGVEVERARLDDGEVAALGARARVVVDARGARPSGAAPDDPAAAQTAYGIVVDAAVAAPALGGAEGLLMDWRTDWSADPDPTGAPTFLYAIPLGEGRVLLEETCLAAAPGMPVDQLRDRLHRRLRARGVAGSDLDDVEGREVVRIPMRGRDAPAPEGALALGVAGRGGHLVTGYSVAHSLSRGRSLAEQLARGDVPLKVDSVGGSDLVRELGLRALLRLDTGGTLELFEAFGQLEPQQQRAFMSRDSDALALVGAMWQMFARMPARGRAELVRATLGAPWQGLRLGR from the coding sequence GTGCACGACGTGGCGATCGTCGGCCTGGGGCCGGCCGGGCGCGCGCTGGCGTCGCGCTGCGTGGCGACGGGGCTCGACGTGCTCGCCCTGGACCCCCGACCCGAGGCGGTCTGGCGGCCGACCTACGGCGTCTGGGAGGACGAGCTGACCGACCTCCCGCCGGAGGTCGTGCGCCACCGCGTCGCGCAGCCCGAGCTGTGGTCCCGGCACCGGCACCGGCTGCACCGGGCCTACGTCGTCCTGGACAACGCCGCGCTGCAGCGCGCCCTGCCCCTGGACGGGGTGGAGGTCGAGCGCGCGCGGCTCGACGACGGTGAGGTCGCCGCGCTGGGTGCCCGGGCGCGGGTCGTGGTCGACGCCCGCGGGGCCCGTCCCTCCGGCGCCGCCCCGGACGACCCGGCCGCCGCGCAGACCGCCTACGGCATCGTCGTCGACGCCGCGGTGGCCGCGCCCGCGCTCGGCGGGGCCGAGGGACTCCTCATGGACTGGCGCACCGACTGGTCGGCCGACCCAGACCCGACCGGGGCCCCGACCTTCCTCTACGCCATCCCGCTCGGCGAGGGCCGGGTCCTGCTCGAGGAGACCTGCCTGGCCGCCGCCCCCGGTATGCCCGTGGACCAGCTCCGCGACCGGCTGCACCGCCGGCTGCGCGCCCGGGGCGTCGCCGGGTCCGACCTCGACGACGTCGAGGGGCGCGAGGTGGTGCGGATCCCGATGCGCGGCCGGGACGCCCCTGCACCGGAGGGCGCCCTGGCCCTCGGCGTGGCAGGGCGGGGTGGGCACCTGGTCACCGGCTACTCGGTGGCGCACTCCCTGTCCCGGGGCCGCTCGCTGGCCGAGCAGCTCGCACGGGGTGACGTGCCCCTCAAGGTGGACTCGGTCGGTGGGTCCGACCTGGTGCGCGAGCTCGGGCTGCGGGCCCTGCTGCGGCTGGACACGGGTGGGACGCTGGAGCTCTTCGAGGCCTTCGGGCAGCTGGAGCCGCAGCAGCAGCGCGCCTTCATGTCGCGCGACAGCGACGCCCTCGCGCTCGTGGGCGCGATGTGGCAGATGTTCGCCCGGATGCCGGCCCGGGGGCGGGCCGAGCTGGTGCGGGCGACGCTGGGTGCCCCGTGGCAGGGACTGCGGCTCGGGCGCTGA
- the crtI gene encoding phytoene desaturase family protein, whose protein sequence is MSHVVVVGAGLAGLAAACHLVGDGHRVTVVEREQVPGGRAGRLTQDGFTFDTGPTVLTMPDLIDRPLRAAGSSLAQRLDLQLLDPAYRGFFADGSTLDVRHGHAAMREEIHRECGSVDAAAFDEFVGWLRRLYLAEMPHFIDRNFDRPTDLLARPRAAAQLLGMGGFGRLGPMIRRRFTDERLHRLFSFQAMYAGLAPDDALAIYAVITYMDSIEGVFFPRGGMRAVPEALAGAAADAGAQFRYGTSVTDLLRDFSGRVRGVATDDGEHVAADAVVATVDLPTAYRWWLPDVRPPRAVSGLLGGRYSPSCVVWHLGVKGVPEGKVHHNIHFGHEWAGAFEDLLKKGTLMGDPSRLVTVHSLDDEEAAPEGHSTLYVLEPVPNLEVGRVDWEAQRGPMRERLLTFLDAAGYPTDVVTEQLVTPNDWQAQGMAAGTPFALAHTFPQTGPFRPGNVDRRVPGLVFAGSGTVPGVGVPMVLPSGRLAAERVRQLVG, encoded by the coding sequence ATGAGCCACGTCGTCGTCGTGGGCGCCGGCCTCGCCGGCCTCGCCGCGGCCTGCCACCTCGTCGGGGACGGGCACCGGGTCACCGTCGTCGAGCGCGAGCAGGTCCCGGGCGGCCGCGCCGGCAGGCTGACCCAGGACGGCTTCACCTTCGACACCGGGCCGACCGTGCTGACGATGCCGGACCTCATCGACCGGCCGCTGCGGGCCGCGGGGTCCAGCCTCGCGCAGCGGCTCGACCTGCAGCTGCTGGACCCGGCATACCGCGGCTTCTTCGCCGACGGCTCCACGCTCGACGTGCGCCACGGGCACGCGGCGATGCGCGAGGAGATCCACCGCGAGTGCGGCAGCGTGGACGCCGCCGCCTTCGACGAGTTCGTGGGCTGGCTGCGGCGGCTCTACCTCGCCGAGATGCCGCACTTCATCGACCGCAACTTCGACCGGCCCACCGACCTGCTCGCGCGGCCCCGCGCCGCGGCGCAGCTGCTGGGGATGGGCGGCTTCGGGCGGCTCGGGCCGATGATCCGGCGCCGCTTCACCGACGAGCGGCTGCACCGGCTCTTCTCCTTCCAGGCGATGTATGCCGGGCTCGCCCCGGACGACGCCCTCGCCATCTACGCCGTCATCACCTACATGGACTCCATCGAGGGGGTCTTCTTCCCGCGCGGGGGTATGCGTGCGGTCCCGGAGGCGCTCGCGGGCGCGGCCGCCGACGCCGGGGCGCAGTTCCGCTACGGCACCTCGGTGACCGACCTGCTGCGCGACTTCTCCGGCCGGGTGCGGGGTGTCGCCACCGACGACGGCGAGCACGTCGCCGCCGACGCGGTCGTGGCCACGGTGGACCTGCCCACCGCCTACCGCTGGTGGCTGCCCGACGTGCGACCGCCGCGGGCCGTGAGCGGCCTGCTCGGGGGGCGCTACTCGCCCTCCTGCGTCGTCTGGCACCTGGGCGTCAAGGGGGTCCCGGAGGGCAAGGTGCACCACAACATCCACTTCGGGCACGAGTGGGCCGGGGCCTTCGAGGACCTGCTGAAGAAGGGCACCCTCATGGGCGACCCCTCCCGGCTCGTGACCGTCCACTCGCTGGACGACGAGGAGGCCGCGCCCGAGGGGCACAGCACGCTCTACGTCCTGGAGCCGGTGCCCAACCTCGAGGTGGGGCGGGTGGACTGGGAGGCGCAGCGCGGGCCGATGCGCGAGCGGCTCCTGACCTTCCTCGACGCTGCGGGCTACCCCACCGACGTCGTCACCGAGCAGCTCGTCACGCCGAACGACTGGCAGGCCCAGGGGATGGCCGCCGGCACGCCCTTCGCGCTGGCCCACACCTTCCCCCAGACCGGGCCCTTCCGCCCGGGCAACGTCGACCGCCGCGTGCCCGGGCTCGTCTTCGCCGGCTCCGGCACGGTGCCGGGGGTCGGGGTGCCGATGGTGCTGCCCTCCGGCCGGCTCGCCGCCGAGCGGGTGCGCCAGCTCGTCGGCTGA
- the idi gene encoding isopentenyl-diphosphate Delta-isomerase — translation MTDVVQDLVVLVDDDGHPVGTAPRPDVHTTSTPRHRAFSLYLFDDQGRVLLTRRALSKRTWPGVWTNACCGHPRPDEPDGAAVRRRLQEELGVDVTDLQLALPTFAYRATDASGIVENEVCPVFAGRVSGELSPDPAEVAEHLWVPWDDLVAGVRSVPGVYSPWAVEQVTLLESERLRLPLRPEPSSEPAVGGAEPRATLDRVESLIGAECSWTDQMWSTLAPSGPVDLIADEPGDLPSWLRTVLTNGGKRLRPRMGHWGFVAAGGRIGSQCHDDLVRVAAALEMLHAFALIHDDVMDQSSTRRGAPAAHVVAARRHREGGGQGRAERFGENIAILLGDLAHSLADRLVNPLPSTMRDYWYELNLELIAGQRGDLTGSAAGRRDLAHAEAVAALKSGAYTIERPLQLGSLAAIADGEQREALARYGAHLGRAFAWRDDILGVWGEPERTGKPSGDDLREGKTTLIWVLGAERLTGPAAVAMARVGTPQARPEDVGVLQEALEAAGVREDLERRIREEVDAAEAALRAEVLTEEGIAGLRDEARAIAWRDA, via the coding sequence ATGACCGACGTGGTCCAGGACCTGGTCGTGCTCGTGGACGACGACGGGCACCCGGTCGGCACGGCCCCCCGGCCAGATGTGCACACGACCTCGACGCCCCGGCACCGCGCCTTCTCGCTCTACCTCTTCGACGACCAGGGTCGGGTGCTGCTCACCCGGCGGGCGCTGTCCAAGCGGACCTGGCCGGGCGTGTGGACCAACGCCTGCTGCGGCCACCCCCGACCGGACGAGCCGGACGGCGCCGCGGTGCGCCGGCGGCTGCAGGAGGAGCTGGGCGTCGACGTCACCGACCTGCAGCTGGCGCTGCCCACCTTCGCCTACCGCGCGACCGACGCGAGCGGGATCGTCGAGAACGAGGTGTGCCCCGTCTTCGCCGGTCGGGTGAGCGGCGAGCTGTCGCCCGACCCGGCCGAGGTGGCCGAGCACCTCTGGGTGCCCTGGGACGACCTCGTCGCCGGTGTCCGCTCCGTCCCGGGTGTCTACAGCCCCTGGGCCGTCGAGCAGGTCACGCTGCTGGAGTCCGAGCGGCTGCGGCTCCCGCTGCGGCCGGAGCCCTCGTCCGAGCCTGCGGTGGGTGGTGCCGAGCCCCGGGCCACGCTGGACCGGGTCGAGTCGCTCATCGGGGCCGAGTGCTCGTGGACCGACCAGATGTGGTCGACCCTCGCCCCGAGCGGACCGGTCGACCTCATCGCCGACGAGCCGGGCGACCTGCCCAGCTGGCTGCGGACGGTGCTGACCAACGGCGGCAAGCGGCTCCGACCGCGCATGGGGCACTGGGGCTTCGTCGCCGCCGGGGGACGGATCGGCTCGCAGTGCCACGACGACCTCGTGCGCGTCGCCGCGGCCCTGGAGATGTTGCACGCCTTCGCGCTCATCCACGACGACGTCATGGACCAGTCGTCCACCCGTCGGGGTGCGCCCGCCGCGCACGTCGTCGCGGCCCGCCGGCACCGGGAGGGCGGCGGCCAGGGACGCGCCGAGCGCTTCGGCGAGAACATCGCGATCCTGCTGGGTGACCTGGCGCACTCGCTCGCCGACCGCCTGGTCAACCCGCTGCCGAGCACGATGCGCGACTACTGGTACGAGCTCAACCTCGAGCTCATCGCCGGCCAGCGGGGCGACCTCACCGGCTCGGCCGCCGGGCGGCGCGACCTCGCGCACGCCGAGGCGGTGGCCGCCCTGAAGTCGGGGGCCTACACGATCGAGCGGCCGCTGCAGCTGGGCTCGCTGGCCGCGATCGCCGACGGCGAGCAGCGCGAGGCGCTCGCCCGCTACGGCGCCCACCTCGGGCGCGCCTTCGCCTGGCGCGACGACATCCTCGGGGTCTGGGGCGAGCCGGAGCGCACCGGCAAGCCCAGCGGCGACGACCTGCGCGAGGGCAAGACCACCCTCATCTGGGTGCTCGGCGCCGAGCGGCTGACCGGCCCGGCCGCCGTCGCGATGGCCCGGGTCGGCACGCCGCAGGCCCGCCCGGAGGACGTCGGCGTGCTCCAGGAGGCGCTGGAGGCGGCCGGGGTCCGGGAGGACCTCGAGCGCCGTATCCGCGAGGAGGTCGACGCCGCCGAGGCGGCGCTGCGGGCCGAGGTGCTCACCGAGGAGGGCATCGCCGGCCTCCGGGACGAGGCGCGGGCGATCGCCTGGCGGGACGCATGA